In Diabrotica undecimpunctata isolate CICGRU chromosome 9, icDiaUnde3, whole genome shotgun sequence, the DNA window aaaaatttaagaggGGGCTACACGTAAAGATGTTTCACATTATATTTTGTAAACTTTGGATAACCATATAGTTTAAAGCATCCGAAAAGCTAGAAGGGGTCCATGGTCTCCCCTGCTTATAGGTATGGGCGCCTATGTACACTTTCATAATAcattatataattaatatttcttgcgttttttaacatattttatgtttGTGTTTACAGGTGCCCAAATGAAGCggaaattattatttgaattttgGCGTTCTATACCGGCTAATGGTCGATTAAATGCAGTAATCAACTTTGTGAAGATGAGTTTTGATGATCTGGATATTGATCAAGAACAAGAGAAGCAGTTAAAGGTGTTCTTAAAAAATGAATGCGAAAAAATTCGAGTCAAATGGGTTCAGAAGCAAAGACGACTGGACTTGTTTTTAAGTGAATACGAACAATGGTTAAATAATGATTTAACTTTCGATATGCTGATATTAGCAAATCAATCTCCAAAACCAAGTACTAGTGGTGGTAGACCTCAAAAAACTTTTATGGATAGCTccaaaaagacaaaaaagaggAAAATTCAACATTTACTTAGCGACTACAGTAAAGACCAATTATCGTTTGCTGCACAATTAAGTGTCCGAGCGAGTGGCAAACGTAATGCTGCTATGTTGATGGAAGAAGTATCGTCAGCCTCACCAAAACGTGCTTCCACATATAAGAAAGCAAGAAAAAATTTAGATGTCCAAATGAAACAAAGACCCTATACACCTGAAGAAGCTTTGGCCTTTTTTATAGCAAACAATTTTACTGTCCAATCTTATAAGAATGTACAACAAGAGGCAAAAGAAAGAGGTTTTAATGCGTATCCATGTTATGATTACGTAGCAAAGGTAAAAGAGCAGTGTTATCCTCGAGTTGAAAATATTACAGTGACTGATATATCGGCGGAAGTAAGACTGGATGCTCTACTTAATCATACCGCACAGAGAATATGTAAGAACATTCTAGGAGAAAGGTTAGACACCAACATGCAAAATTATTCTTTAATATATAAGTGGGGGTGTGATGGTTCATCAGGACATAGTTTATATAAGCAACCGTTTGAGGATCCAGAGAGCACAGATGAATATATGTTTATAATCTCATTAGTTCCAATAAAACTCGTAAACAATCTACAAGAGACCATATGGCAAAATCCTCGGCCATCATCACCAAGATTCTGTAGAGTactcaaatttatttataagaaagaAAGCGAAGCACTGATAAAAGATGAATGTAGAGCGATTGAAAGTCAAATTCAAGAGTTAGTTCCAACTCTTATAGAAGTCCGAGGCGTTACCATCTCGGTCACGCATCAAATGATTCTGACAATGATTGATGGTAAAGTGTGTAATGTGTTAAGTGATAATAGATCAACTCAAAGGTGTTTTATCTGTAAGGCAACATCTAAAGAAATGAATACAGCATTAATAACGAAAGAGCCAGACGATAATATGTACCAGTTTGGAATATCTAGCTTACATGCTTACATTCGTACGATGGAATGCCTTTTAAATATTAGTTATCGTCAAGATTTTTGTGAGTGGCAAGTAAGAGGAGacaataaaaaagaaatgttTAAAACAAGGAAAGACGAAatcaagaaaaaatttaaagaagtaGGTCTCATTATCGACAAAGTAAAACCAGGATTTGGTACCAGTAACGATGGGAATACCGCAAgagcatttttttataattatacgaCCACAGCACGCATCATCAACCTTAATGAAGGGCTCATTCACAATTTTGGGACGATTCTTGCAGCTGTTGCGTCTGGTTATGAGATTGACTCTGTTAAATTTCAGAACTACTGTATAAAGACTAGGAAactatatttaagtttgtaccCATGGTATAACATGCCTGTGACTGTTCACAAAATATTGGTACATGGAGCAGACATAATCAAAAATTCACTAATACCGGTAGGGCAAATGTCTGAAGAAGCATCCGAggctaaaaataaagaaataagaagagTCAGACTGGGACATACAATGAAAATTTCAAGACAGCGAAGCAATTATgacttaattaaatatttattaatatcatcTGATCCATATATATCGTTGTTGCGAAAACTTCCACTAAAACAATTTTCTAGACATGATAGAGATATAAAATTtctattaaaacaataaaaactatttaaaatttggTCATGCCTTTTATTTACCACAATTAACTATGATTTTATCATAAAATGTAATTTAGAATCACTTAAGAGAGTTTCAGAGTTTTGTCCACCTAGATTAGTCAAATCGTACACTGTGCGGCATATTGTTCACCACGATTACGGGATGccttaattttatttcttcttcattgACTTGGGTTTCTTTGTCTTTTGCGTGTGTTTAACTGCTTAGATGTCACCGAGGTACCTTGACTATCACCATCTAATAAACTTTCTTTATCTACTAGATCTTGATTTTGAAATGAGTAGTTTTCTTTTACTGGCTTATAATCAGGATCATTACTATCATCATCAGAAGCAAATGGATCTTCTTCAGATTCAGACAGGAGTAAATCGTCCTCTAAAATATTGCGTTCATTTAGGGCCATATGGCTACTTCGAATTGATCGGAAATTTGATCTAtcttttatatttgaatttagaatATTATCCAGTATATTACCAGATGGATATATTTGTGTAACAGgattaatatgaaaaaaatatgttgatgtttCCCAAGGAACTAAGAAAGAAGGAGGACTTAAAATAACACTTTCTTGCATTAATCGAGCTACATCTTTATCTGAAGacacttttttgttttggacaCCTACAAAATATTAGTATATAGTACGTAGATTTTACCAAAAatgaaattttctgaatattaCCTAATTCTGTGTTTTCATCTGAAATTATGTGTGTGGCCAAAAGAGGTGGAGCTTGCAGCAACGCATTTTTATTCATCAGCTGAGTGCcacttctatttattttttcatagggAAATTCTAAAGTAAAATCGACAAATTAGAAGGGTGACTGAATTAAATAGAGTTTTCTGTGCTTTACCTGTTCTAGAAATTTCCTCATTTTTCTTATTAACTATCAAAGAAGGAAACGATTGTGACTTAGTTCTTTCAGCTGCACTTCTTTTATCTAGATTTTGGATgtctacaataaaaaatatatgaattatAATTACGTTTTGAAATCTAATTTTTCCTCTTACCTGTCTTTAGAGtatcttcaatttttttgttGACAGACAACATTATTTTCTGAGTTCTGGAAGTCATtgtaaacataaaatttaaataataatatcgttttttttttatttcgatacaAAGCAGAACTAACCTATGCCCGCAATTAATTAATACTTATAGGACTATACTTCGAAAATTGAAAGCAGAACTAGTCTATGTCCAAACTAAATACGGACTTAGTATAGATCACCTCTAAAAGTTACTTCTGCACTGAGAGTTAATACGATGTACATATTAGGATAGTATAGAAAATTCTCATTAGGTGGGGATCGAGTGGAAGGGCGATAGGCTAGTTCTGCGCTCATATTCGGCAGTCCGAATTAAAGATGATAGCGTTGAAAGtcaattttcgacaaaaatggacTTAGGATAGTTCTGCATTCAATGAGCGATATATTCAGCTTTGTACTTAGTCACTGTAAATTTTAGAAAACTACTTAAATTGTATTTTCCAATAAAGATGGGtatagaaattaaaatagctTACAGTTTAAATATTTGacttacattttttattgtttgtaatgatTTACACTGATTTTGATTTATGTTATAATGTAGATAAACCTATACATATAATAAACCTATATTTTTTCCTTTATATAAAATGCAGTTTACATTACTATTTAAAATGTGTACAATAGATACATAATAAATAACAAACAATTTATTTTCTACTTGAGTTCAATATAAGTCCTCATAAGTACCTATATGAGGACAAATATTGTGACTCCATATTAAATGCTTAATTAATTTGTAGGTCAGTCTAATTTCAGGATAACATCTctaaaaatagcaagaaatatttaaaaaaaatttaaaaacagtttATTAAACTTAAACTTCATATTGTATTTTtgactttatttctttgtatGCAACATGTCATATTTTATTAGTATATCCTATATTAAGCTTTGTAGTCACATGTATTAAATACTGTATATTTTCGAAAAAACtaatattgtattttgtaataaatattaatatagaaatcaaaaccgtttacaatttaaacattttgaagTGAATATTTTTTATCGGTCTGTATGATGTTTTGCATGGGTCTAAAATTCTATTTAGCGTGACTCGAAAAATCAAGACTTGTTAATCTTGCAGTATActgtaatatacataatatacatacatgtatacttataattttacataatatatattttctaaCAACTCTTGAACGACTTGAAAGACttggctaattttgattttaaagtatttgtacaagatatacttatataataaaattatataaacttttttagattttaaagaacttaagattttttaaattataaagaacTTAAATTTGCATTGTTATTATAACACattaaaaaatcaataataagcggatataaaatttcattaacctaCATTATAGTAATAAcacgctataagaagtattcacttcagtCAAGTGTCACACTCTTTTTTTGCTGTTTTGTTATAATTTACAGTGATGTTGACTTATGTTTTAGAAATAATGTAGATAATTTAACAAAACCTTTAATAAAGATTTTTCAAACTGAACCTGTAATATGTTTTCCCTAATACTCATACAATAAAGATTACAATACATTATCAAgccttataattatttttattatataaagtgTACAGTATAATCAACAAAAAATAgtatataacaataaatacatTGAACAAATATTGGATTCCGCCTATAAAACAAATGCAGCTGTAGACATGTGTTTCTGTCTCCTAGTCAGTACGGCAAAGTTACCTTACAGATGTTGGTAAATGTAGCGAATAAGATTATTCAGAAAAAAGTGTACAAAGAAATACTGATGGAAAAAGTAAAGAAGTGACACAACGACCAACTGTTAATTTGTGATTTTTCTCTGAATTGCTGATATGGTTGTTAATTAAATTCAAATATTACAGTTATAACTGCCTGAAGGACAAACTGTTACCCAAGGatagaaataataattttattttctatctctccatcatctttggctcgacgaTCCTCTGTGGATTGCTTGCTCTAAGAGTCATTGCCGCTCTGTTCGGTTTCTGGTgacgtgttgccatcttctgatctctaatATCCCTAaatcggtctcaactccatctaaccacctaatttgcGGTTATCCTCTGCTTCTTAGTTTTTATCTACAGATTTTAATAAACGGGGAAAAATATTATGCGTCCAAAAACTTTCAGCAGCTGTCATCAAACTCTCCAAATGATTTTCATCATAGTCCACCCATGTATAATTGAAATTAGAATTATTTTCAAATTCTGGATCAGCAacacaaaataaacacttttttttaGCAAACATAAACATTTGAAGTTGAACTTGTGCATTATATTTAGCAGTTATTTGATTGTCTTTGTTAAATAATTAGCTACAGTTTTATTAGTCTGAGGACATTTTATTTCCACAATATATTCCTCACATATGGCATCAGGTGAAGCGCCAAAAATGGGAAATTTGGGGTTTAACTGTAAGCCAATAcggtttaattttatttgaaatacttTTTTCACACATTTTATCATACTTTCTTCCAACTGTTTACCCCTATTCATTGCAGAAGTTGCTTTAAATTTTGAGACCCCAAGTATTTGTTCAACAAATGCCCCATCGCATTTTCTATAGTGAGCTGCATCATAAAGTTTTGATGCCGTTATTCTGCAAAATCGTAACTCGAACCATAAACTGCTATCGGACTGTGTGCTAGTTTTGATGGCAGCTTCTGAGCATATGTGCTCACACTCATATTATTTGAACAAAATTCAACAAACTCACTATATGTGGTCTGTTctgtagaaataaattttaacagcAGCTGGAATAtccctattttttttatattatcatcTTTAAAATGTTGCAATAACTGGCTCTCGGACTGGTTTTTAATGCCCATGTCTTATTACTTCTTGAAGGAACTGGTTACTATCTTCATCTGAGCTTAACTCCTCTGGGGCCCCAAAGTCTTTAagtgttaaatattttatacttgTACCAACTTTTGATAGTTTACTTTTGGCCCAATAGCAAGTCACTTCTGTTTTTGACGGTTCTTCACTTCTTCTGTGCAACCAAATCAGAAAAGCTATTTGATGCTTGCACCCACCTATAACATACGTTTTGAAATTTAGAAATTGTCCATATATTTTTAAAGAAGCAAAACTACTATCGaatgtaagtaaaatatatatatatatatatatatatatatatatatatatatatatatatatatatatattttaactaaAATGTTATTTCAagattattgtgatatttattttaaaaaccaagaacaaaattattataaaggcTGTATATTTAGATACTACCTATCAGAATTAAAATGGGCTAAAATAAATTTCCATGAAAGAGTGTTTATTCCTTCATATTTACTGCAAAATGCAGTATAAAATTTAGCTCAGTTGATGTTTGTCTCAGATCAGAATTTTTTATGTTTCAAGAATGCTcttaattcaaaatattaaaaatacatatatgtttatAAAAATACCTACTTACCTAATGAAGCAGCACAATCATAACACTTTAGATCAAGTACTTCCTCGGTTTCTTCATTAATTTCACTTACAGCATACTGTTTTTTCTTAACATTATGTTCAGGTGTTATTTTTGCCCTTACAGTACAGATCATGTTATTTCTTTTTACTTGAACCCATCCTACAGCTGCATCTCCATATGATTCTCTGCCAGATCTAAATGCAAACGATGAATAAGTTAATTTGATTAAATTTCAGTAAAATAGCATAAACATATAATATTGACACTACTTAATATAAAGTACTAAGTTTTATCATTAAATACTTATTATGAGAATAATAATCACAAGAAAATTAATGTAATAGGAGTAGGGTAAAGGTGACAGTGGTTGGCAGGTCTATAGTAGTTGACATGCAAATTTCTGATTCAACGCAACTGTTTATATTTTATTCTGTGGACATCAGGTTTCTATAGTTTTACAGTTTAGTGTTGGTAGTTTGGTGTATTTAGTATTTTTGTTCTCTTACGTTGGTAGTAAATCCATCTCATGAATGGTTTTGTTACGCTGTATCTGGAAGAGTCTGGAGACAGTTTATATTGCTAAACAGTGTGTgaataatttatgtatatattGTTCCAAAGGTAAGTTGTGTCATAAAAAATCTAGTGTATGTATAGTGTAAAATGTCTATATCTTGATTACACTAAAGGATGAGGCTTTGTATAAACTTTAACCTCAAATTTATTTAGTGCCAACGACTGTCTacaaaaaaatgacaaatttatTGGTTGGCATGTAGTGCCAACCAccgtattttaaaaattattgtgtatttcaaTCCTTGGCACCTACCTTTGACACCTCCTTTATGTAGGAGCTAAGTTTATAAGAAAGTTaggatttattaatttaaaaaatatctttcCAAAAAAGGTAGTATATAGACGTGTAAGTAGGTAGTTACTTTCCTAAAATAACCAAATATGCCCCTAAAATATTTGAAGGCATTATATTTACTCTAATTTCTCTTAGGTGTTTAAAATGaatagagaaagaaaagaaaagagtAGAGGGCAAATGAGAGTTCTAGCCGCACCGTTCGTATACCCCCCACCACCGACCCCCCACCATTATTATACCCCCCTCCAATGGTAAGGTAAGGGGTGAGAGTTCTAGCCGCACCGTCCGTATACCCCCCACCATTGACCCCCACCATTTTGTATACCCCCCACCATACCTCATACCCCCCACCACTGACGAGGTCAACGACCGGTCAAGGTCAAGGGGGCAACGACCGGTAAAGGGGTTAAAGACCGGTCCAGGGGTCAATGAACGGTCAAGGGGTCAATAGCCGGTCAAGGGGTCAATGAACGGTCAAGGGGTCAATAGCCGGTCAAGGGGTCAACGACCGGTCAAGGGGTTAATAAACGGTCAGGGGGTCAACGACCGGTCATGGGGTTAATGAACGGTCAAGGTTAACGGTCAAGGGGTTAATAAACGGTCAATAAACATTCAATGGCCGTTACACACGAAcgagtaaaatatacattaccaGTGAAAGGTATTTAAAAACATTAGTAATAGATAACTTTGTTTTCATAAGGTAAAAACAAGaagtaaatatttcatatttattttatgtaatacatTTATGACATTGGTATTTGTATGGTAGGTAAGTGTTAAATAGCGAGATTGGATAGTGCTCCAAACAAGGTAGCTTCATTTGGATGACTTCATTACGTCGAATATGTGGTGGAAGTTCATTCCATTTATCCAATAGATCAAACCCATCAACATGATCCAGAAGGTACCACGCCGGAAATCGTTCTAACTCTTGtttgttaaataaacaaaaatctttacgGCGAAGATAATGATCCGTTATCACTTGTTCTAATAAAGGATCGTGTTGAATAAGATTTAGAATACAAATATAGCAGTCGCTGACGGAAGGTGGGTACATCACTCCATCAAAGGTGGAAGGCCAATGATTATAACAGCGAGTAATTTTTGTTAGAATATGTGAATCATTTTTCACTTCATCTGGCAGTTTATGTTTAATATCTCGTAACTCTGATGCTTTCATATACCGGAGATATTGTAATGGAAAATCTCGTAATTCTTCGAAAGAAAATACACTCAACGGAACAGCAGGAAAGTGTTTACTGTAAGAAGTCATGTTGAATACTGTTTGATTGCATGTAAAATATTACCGCAAGAATAACTGGTTATACTTCCCACTCACAGATACctccctcttactgataacccaCTGAGACCCCCCACTTACTAGACATAAATGATATAAGGTAGGGTGACCTGTGTATCGAGTTAGTAAACATGTCTCAATACGACTTTAGTGATAACACGCCCGTTCAAAAATATCGGGTAGAGAATAAAAAAGATGTAATAATAGGAGAAAAAAGTTTTCAGTTAAACAGATCGAAAAGCAAATTTGTGTCTATTGGGTTAAAGTACGGTGCGGAGTGTACACCAGTGATATCACTATACGGAAATCAAGGACAACGAGTAGTATTCACGGAAGAAGATTGGAAAGAATTTTTATACTACCAAGGAGTAATTACTAATTATCTGTACACGGTAGAAAGCAGTGAGTCTATAAGAAGAAAAAGCTATAGTATAGAATTTGAAAAGGTACTGGAAGCGAAAGTAATAAAGATATCACAAAATAACTCCTACATTTATTTAGGGTATGAAACCATCTGTAAATTATGGGAGGTGTTACCGCTTATACAACATCATATTAACCATTTGAAACAAGGAAATTTCTCGGAATATTTAAAGAGTATATATCCACGATTACAAAACAACAAAGGTGATTTTTATGAAAACGTGTTAAGAAGTGTCAACGCAAACACTCAAGTTTGCTTTGAAGATATAAGTAATATTTTGGAATTGGTGTACGTGTATCCAGAAGCATTAAAAGATGTCTGCACAAACGGGAAAAAGAGTAACTTTTAATGATCATCTTAACAAAACACATGTTCTACGAGTTTGGAACCACGCATATCGTCAAGCACGACAAAGGTACTGGGAAATATTTGTAATAGATTCAATAAGGTTTAAAAAACGAATCGAAGAAACTTCGAAAATATTATCTCcgattttaaatataaatcatagAATGTTTGTATACAATAGtaggtttaaataaatattaaatcacaaaagttttttattttaaaaatttattaaataaaaagactaacaaggcagcctacgactctgtaaatagaagagaattgtttagagcaatgatagacctaggagtaccaaatcagttggtaagtttaaccaaactaacccttgaaaaagttgaatgcaaagtacgaatccagggggaactctctgaaccttttaaaacaaataacgggctacgtcagggagacccactctcctgtatactattcaatctagctctggaaaaagtaatacgtacgtcacaaatcacaactaccggttcaatatataacaaatctgtgcaaatcttagcatatgctgatgatatcaatattgttgggagaacggaaaacgcagcacgagaggcgtacgtagcattaaaggaagcggctacaaaaatgggtttaataataaacaccaacaaaacaaaatacatgaaaataggtacgcaaccacaaacactacggccacttgttatagaaaatgacgtcatcgaagcagttaacgaatttgtatacctgggaacgctcgtcaatactgaaaatgacactaccgcagagataaaccgcagaatttgcacggctaatagatgctattttgggcttaatctcctttttaaatctacagttatatcaagaaatacaaaagtaaaactctacaaaacaataatacgcccagtcctaacatatggttcagaaacctggactttaacaaaaagcaatgaaaacatgttaggatgtttcgaaagaaaaatactaaggcgcatctatggagcggtaaatgaaaatggtgtctggagaagacgatacaacttcgaactctataggatataccaggaaccagatatcgtaaaacacataaagataggacgtctgaggtgggtaggccatgttatgcggatggagcaaaccgacccagctagaaaaacgctccttgatagacctattggtcaaagaagaagaggaagacccagaacaagattcctagataacatcgatgaagacatgagaaatatggaaatacgtgcttggcggaggaaggcgatggatagggacgactggagaaaaattcttggggaggctaggacccacacagggttgtaaagccaaaatgatgattaaataaaaaatgtttaacatattttataattacatttaaaagtaaaaaagtaaCACAAATAACTAAATACCAGGATAAACAAATATTTGATAGATATTCCCCACCAACTTGAGTAGCACCAGAAGAGATGTAGAGCTGACGCCATTCTGTTTCATCATTAAGGTAATTGGGAAAAGGTAATCGTAGTTTGTATACTGTACTGTTATATGGTATATAAGCGAATCTAAGATCTACTCCATTTAGCTTATAAAGACTCATGTTAGTCCACTGCGATGGCCAACTATCATTTTTTATTCCATTTCTATCAAAACATATATGAATATCGTTTACAGCATAAGGTTGGTAAATATAAAGTACTCCCTGCAAAACAGCATGTAAAATAAGTAGACCTGCTCCAGGCATTATTTTATCGCGAACTAAATTCTGTTAGATAAATTTTCTATATttatacaacattatttttactAATCCACGAGTTGTGACTTTTATCTAATCCCAACCATTTAACATAAACTTGGTTAGCTTTGCGTTTTAATATCCGTTCCACAAGATAGACGTCTGAAAATTTAACTTTTTGAAGTTCTTCGGTGTAAAATGCCCCATTAATTTCCTCTTGTTTAGAATCCTCGAGTAAGTAGGTAGTTGGATTGGTTAACTGAACTTTTTTAATCTTAAATATTTCAGTACTCCAAGATGGTGTATATCCTTTAGCAAATGCGTGGCGATATTTACTTATACGAACATAATCCCCtctttgaaattttggtttaCGTTTATCAACGGTTTTTAACCAGTTGTAAGCAATTATCTGCTTTGCATTTCGATTAGTTACTTTACTTGGAATGACACCCGTAGTTGAATGTTTGGTGTTATTGTACTGTTCAACGATAGATGGTAGTATGTTAACCCATTTATAAGAACCTTGCAAACTAAATTGTTTCCACAACTTTGACTTAAGAGTTCGTATCACACGTTCAGCAATACTTGCTTTTAAATTAGAATATGTGCTGTAATGATTTATACCATAAGATGACATTAGGTTTTTAAAGTGGGAATTATAAAATTCAGTCACATTATCTGTTTGTAAATGTTTAGGAATTTTAGGCATTTGAGATAAAATTTTCTTCATACAATTGGTAACTTCAGTCCCCGTTTTTCTTTTAATCGGTGACGCCCAAACATATTTACTAAATGCATTTATGACAATAAGAATATAGTTATATCCGCTGTTGTATTTAACAAAAGGAGTCATAACAGCTAAATCTGCTTGACACAAATCATGCAAACCTTTAATAATAACATGCCTccgtttaaagtttttttttgcgGGTTTATGAAGTTCATTAACGACTTGTTCTTTGGGGTTAGACATTTTTTTCTAGTGGACACTGAAGAGTAATATGGACAAAAACGTTAGGATTCGTATCAAGTTTAAACGAAAGTTTATCACCTTTCTTTACATGTAAACCAGGTAATTCATGATATTTATACACTATCGaatttattaaaactaatccattaAAACTGTAATGTTGTACTGTTTCAATTTTAGCGTTTACAGAAAATACATACGACGTCCCTCCCTGATCCAACACATAAAAGTCCTTGTTTAAACTTGTTTTTTCTTCTCCTTTTAAAGCTATTATACATTTGGTGTGGTAAGAAGATGGATCACAAATAAAATATAGTGGATTTGTAGAATTACCGTGAGATTTTAAATCAGTTAGAAAATGATTGCCAAATTTATTAATGGGCATTATTATTGAATTATACCACCTTCTCGAAGTTCCTCGATAATGGAAATGATTTCGTTACCGTGACCGTTATTTCCCGCAGATTGTGATGCTTGAAGTAGTCGAAGTCTATCTATTATCTCATTAaaattgtcaaagtatttatactcAGTTGGTTTCGTAGTGTATTGTTTTGTTAGTAAAGCCCCACCTTTTTTACCAGTAAATTGTTTGGCTCGATTTCTAGTTGTCGCACCAAGACTTGAAGGTAAAGAAGTTAATCTTTGTCTGTGAGGTTGGGGTCTAGTTTCCAATACTggcttaataataaaataatatttatcttttattttagatTCCATTTTTCTAATTGGTAATTCAGGATTATTGTTTCTATGAAGAGCATTGGTTCGTCGTAAAATATCCACGTATTCGTTAACATCCCCCTGTTTAAAACTAACGGGATTAGCCTTAAACATTAATTCATAGAGACCAGGTGTCCCTATATACTTAACCCCTTTTATAATCATATCTGATCCGACAAAGTCGATATTTGAATCACcgattgaaaatttttcgttGGCCAAATCATGATACACTCCTAATATATGATCAAATTCACCTTTTGTATCCTCTATATTAGCTTT includes these proteins:
- the LOC140450609 gene encoding uncharacterized protein, coding for MMDSTSTGAQMKRKLLFEFWRSIPANGRLNAVINFVKMSFDDLDIDQEQEKQLKVFLKNECEKIRVKWVQKQRRLDLFLSEYEQWLNNDLTFDMLILANQSPKPSTSGGRPQKTFMDSSKKTKKRKIQHLLSDYSKDQLSFAAQLSVRASGKRNAAMLMEEVSSASPKRASTYKKARKNLDVQMKQRPYTPEEALAFFIANNFTVQSYKNVQQEAKERGFNAYPCYDYVAKVKEQCYPRVENITVTDISAEVRLDALLNHTAQRICKNILGERLDTNMQNYSLIYKWGCDGSSGHSLYKQPFEDPESTDEYMFIISLVPIKLVNNLQETIWQNPRPSSPRFCRVLKFIYKKESEALIKDECRAIESQIQELVPTLIEVRGVTISVTHQMILTMIDGKVCNVLSDNRSTQRCFICKATSKEMNTALITKEPDDNMYQFGISSLHAYIRTMECLLNISYRQDFCEWQVRGDNKKEMFKTRKDEIKKKFKEVGLIIDKVKPGFGTSNDGNTARAFFYNYTTTARIINLNEGLIHNFGTILAAVASGYEIDSVKFQNYCIKTRKLYLSLYPWYNMPVTVHKILVHGADIIKNSLIPVGQMSEEASEAKNKEIRRVRLGHTMKISRQRSNYDLIKYLLISSDPYISLLRKLPLKQFSRHDRDIKFLLKQ